One window of the Rhipicephalus sanguineus isolate Rsan-2018 chromosome 2, BIME_Rsan_1.4, whole genome shotgun sequence genome contains the following:
- the LOC125757078 gene encoding uncharacterized protein K02A2.6-like, with translation MDLWGWPRERVAPKYSAYEVRQNELSVHRDCVLWGSRVVIPETLQKEVLSLMHANHPGVTAMKAIARSYVWWPNMNRRIEELVRGCRPCQVNRPSEPKTPTYFWTKPERPWSRIHVDFAGPIQGVHFLVAVDALSNWAEVEVMPSLHSATVIEKFRKMFAAYGLPDLVVSDNGTAFASRETQDFLKRNGIRYMYTAPYHPSSNGRAERMVRELKCALRKQTQGTVLCKVSRLLFKQHSTPHSETGKLPAEVMLGRNFRTALSILQRDESHARCPLPPPQRGFLPGDAVYARNFRPGPEWYPGRVLRRLGHVMYELRTADGTVHRRHRDHVRRAWHCEPGDLSHETSPSFALPATPSPALGPAGPETPPPLRRSTRQRRPVRRYGIDD, from the coding sequence ATGGATCTTTGGGGCTGGCCACGCGAGCGAGTAGCCCCGAAATATTCTGCGTATGAGGTGAGACAAAACGAGTTGTCTGTGCATCGCGACTGCGTGCTCTGGGGAAGCCGCGTAGTAATTCCTGAGACATTGCAGAAAGAAGTGTTAAGTCTTATGCACGCTAACCATCCGGGAGTGACGGCCATGAAGGCAATTGCTAGGTCGTACGTGTGGTGGCCTAATATGAATAGAAGGATAGAAGAGCTAGTCAGAGGCTGCAGGCCGTGCCAGGTAAACAGACCGAGTGAACCAAAGACACCAACCTATTTCTGGACTAAGCCAGAACGACCGTGGAGTAGAATTCACGTGGATTTCGCAGGACCGATCCAAGGCGTGCATTTTCTGGTGGCGGTAGACGCCCTCTCGAACTGGGCTGAAGTCGAAGTCATGCCGTCTCTTCATTCAGCTACGGTCATTGAAAAGTTTCGCAAGATGTTCGCAGCGTATGGATTACCCGACCTGGTCGTGTCTGATAATGGCACCGCTTTTGCCAGCAGGGAAACTCAAGATTTCCTTAAACGAAATGGTATTCGCTATATGTATACCGCGCCGTACCACCCGTCAAGTAACGGAAGGGCGGAGCGGATGGTACGAGAACTGAAATGTGCATTACGGAAACAGACACAGGGCACCGTACTGTGCAAGGTTTCACGTTTGTTGTTCAAACAGCACTCTACGCCACACTCAGAAACCGGCAAATTACCTGCAGAAGTCATGCTGGGTCGGAACTTCAGGACCGCCCTCTCGATCCTTCAACGGGACGAGAGTCACGCAAGATGCCCGCTGCCGCCTCCACAACGTGGGTTCCTGCCGGGTGATGCTGTGTACGCGAGAAACTTCCGGCCCGGCCCCGAGTGGTATCCTGGTCGTGTGTTGCGACGTTTGGGCCACGTCATGTACGAGCTGCGGACTGCAGACGGTACTGTGCACCGACGCCACCGGGACCACGTGCGCCGAGCATGGCACTGTGAGCCCGGAGACTTAAGCCATGAAACGTCCCCCTCTTTTGCTCTCCCGGCTACACCAAGCCCCGCCCTGGGACCTGCCGGGCCTGAGACGCCGCCGCCTCTCAGGCGTTCCACTCGTCAACGCCGGCCAGTGCGACGCTATGGCATCGATGACTAA